In a genomic window of Natranaerovirga pectinivora:
- the hflK gene encoding FtsH protease activity modulator HflK, translating into MNNRDFTEEVIDIGAKGNFDKYKKNVKNYTTLGIMVVLLIILSLNSVYKVDDGTVGVVIRLGKVSKVERSAGIHFKIPLIDSVRSVNTSRVSIMEYGYQTVRRGTETSEPVYAENFDEATIIVDAVNNNASIALIYLMVQYRVVDPVNYLFKVDDIEGTLRLALEDSIRTTVQELTLDEAKKEKPLIDTRVKEVLQQKMYQYESGIDIISVQTQDVEFPSNVEIAYQEKENANQYKNSKLEEAEKYSNTVMPRAHSQATQMMEEAKAYERQVIAQANADVAQFNALYNEYIVNPEIIQERYYIEAMRAFIENNNVIIDNTVDDSIYKFFNFNNNALRQSVID; encoded by the coding sequence ATGAACAATAGAGATTTTACTGAAGAAGTCATTGATATTGGAGCAAAAGGAAATTTTGACAAATACAAAAAAAATGTTAAGAATTATACAACACTAGGAATTATGGTTGTATTACTTATAATTTTATCGCTTAACAGTGTTTACAAAGTAGATGATGGAACTGTAGGTGTGGTTATAAGGTTAGGAAAAGTTTCAAAAGTAGAAAGAAGTGCAGGAATACATTTTAAAATACCACTGATAGATAGTGTAAGAAGTGTGAATACTTCAAGAGTTAGTATAATGGAATATGGCTATCAAACAGTGAGAAGAGGTACTGAGACTTCAGAGCCTGTATATGCTGAAAATTTTGATGAGGCAACTATAATTGTAGATGCTGTTAACAATAATGCCTCTATAGCACTCATATATCTTATGGTACAGTATAGAGTAGTGGATCCAGTGAATTATTTGTTTAAAGTAGATGATATTGAAGGGACTCTAAGATTGGCATTAGAAGATTCAATTAGAACCACCGTTCAAGAACTCACTTTAGACGAGGCAAAAAAAGAAAAACCACTTATAGACACAAGAGTTAAGGAAGTATTACAACAAAAAATGTATCAATATGAATCAGGTATTGATATAATATCTGTCCAAACACAAGATGTTGAATTTCCTTCAAATGTAGAGATTGCATATCAAGAAAAAGAGAATGCTAATCAATATAAAAACAGTAAACTAGAAGAGGCGGAAAAATACAGCAATACAGTAATGCCAAGGGCTCATTCCCAAGCAACACAAATGATGGAAGAAGCTAAAGCATATGAAAGGCAAGTAATTGCTCAGGCTAACGCAGATGTTGCTCAATTTAATGCCCTTTACAATGAATATATTGTTAATCCTGAAATTATCCAAGAAAGATACTACATAGAAGCAATGAGAGCATTTATCGAGAATAATAATGTTATTATTGATAACACCGTAGACGATTCAATATATAAATTCTTTAATTTTAATAATAATGCTTTAAGACAAAGTGTTATAGACTAG
- a CDS encoding SPFH domain-containing protein, with protein sequence MKKTGIIIGIIFILTLIILSSSTFIVNEDEIAVIRNFGRVTAIIVNPSDKEQVIGNLKNNDRYESVKLKTEKGLHFKIPFIQSINKFTSKNLTYKSNTAIIQTRDDKKLEIAMYAQYRIIDPLVFSLTVSTLENMRQTMDNRVFPVVINSANTLIFNQFFYQNTLDNMIQSKQAELNKELERDFGIRVTDIGINRKNFPESNVAAIESKMAMQIEKERESLIAEGDKVFVEEKAKTDRIQKEIIAAALEESAKIKASADGEALKIYQESLVKDFEFYRFIERMDVYKHMNDITIFLDRDNDLLEFINGY encoded by the coding sequence ATGAAGAAAACAGGAATTATAATAGGGATAATTTTTATACTGACATTAATAATTTTAAGTAGTTCAACATTTATAGTTAATGAAGATGAAATAGCAGTTATTAGGAATTTTGGTCGTGTTACGGCAATAATAGTTAATCCATCTGACAAAGAACAAGTCATTGGCAACCTAAAAAATAATGATAGATATGAATCAGTGAAACTGAAAACAGAAAAAGGGTTGCACTTTAAAATACCATTTATACAAAGTATCAATAAATTTACTAGTAAAAACTTAACTTATAAATCTAATACAGCAATTATTCAAACTAGAGATGATAAAAAACTTGAAATTGCGATGTATGCTCAATATAGAATAATAGATCCACTTGTATTTAGTCTTACAGTAAGCACATTAGAAAATATGAGGCAGACTATGGATAACAGAGTTTTTCCAGTGGTTATTAACTCAGCAAACACCTTAATTTTTAATCAATTTTTTTATCAAAATACTCTAGATAATATGATACAAAGTAAACAAGCAGAGTTAAATAAAGAATTGGAAAGAGATTTTGGAATACGGGTAACAGACATAGGCATTAATCGAAAAAACTTCCCAGAGAGTAATGTAGCGGCAATAGAATCTAAGATGGCCATGCAGATTGAAAAAGAAAGAGAAAGTTTAATTGCAGAAGGAGATAAGGTTTTTGTAGAAGAAAAAGCAAAGACTGATAGGATACAAAAAGAAATTATTGCAGCAGCCCTAGAGGAGTCTGCAAAAATCAAAGCATCGGCAGATGGTGAGGCATTAAAAATTTATCAAGAATCATTGGTTAAAGATTTTGAGTTTTATAGATTCATAGAAAGAATGGATGTGTATAAACACATGAATGATATTACCATATTTTTAGATAGAGATAACGATTTGCTTGAGTTTATAAATGGATATTAG
- a CDS encoding phosphodiester glycosidase family protein, which yields MKKKYRLILCVLIICNILLTTIMVPMNIYSTKISAKSNNEIIDEKSVNIGKNVSYTWIDMKVNNKPEKIHIVEFDLQNPNLELQAVKSNGYVYGFEELSKTAKSIDKEQNRVIAGINGDFFHTNSGIPIGMFINDGELLVTPPGDWYAFGIKEDNTTIIGKSPRVNKHLITVDNSYNISHINRIPAISEALILFTDQFFTSTKTNNERDEIICKVIDGGSRSGETMILEVIEIRRGLGNSTIQEGQVVISASGKYKKALANVNIGDHLMTRIELEDEWKNVKMAVGGEGFIVRNGEIEPPKNNFSHPRSAIGVKEDGQIVMFQVDGRSLGISEGLTLEEVGRLMKDMGVINAINLDGGGSSAIVARLPGQKLTTLLNNPSDGRERRVANSLLLVDTSELGEAAHLVIRPNVARILVGSEYKFNSVAVDENYYPVEYNEKPLWIVDNENFGSITLDGKFTAGKNPGILDVWAFSEYIYGSSSVEVVADITNIKLNHSNVALSSGETINFKITATRNGQVIESTNDAFEWVVEGDIGTIDKNGVFKGTEMSNKSGRLIVRYTNPVTKQVLTTSVNITVGRDPIIIENFEGILNNRWAASGVNYNTVNITEEIRDQFVRFGNKSVKLEYDFTNKEGTSGAYIVPKDNNPIALTGSPTKIGLWVYGDGSGNWLRGQLRDGNNQVINIDFVDLQKGIDFVGWKYLEAEIPKGRPLPLRMEAPVRLMRINENSKSKGVIYVDEIRALYGNVIEDITPPEILEIYPLNNQVVESNFNQIYAYVQDLDYDKDGNKIIKNINPNNSRLYINNKLVKHNYDHVNGVITHIPETPLVNGNYSVKLILRDDNGNQSIKEWSFRVLREQNIIFDDVPQNFWAEQAILNLANKGIISGKGNNNFAPMDNITRAEVIALVVRLFELEGTENAIEFNDLKGNEWYINYLNIATSNGVVSGYQDGTFRGNNLITRQELSVMIYNALKVTDSQLIKDNDKINLADEEAVANFAKDAVDALYRANIINGYPDGSFRPINNALRAETAMIIYNILNAKQ from the coding sequence ATGAAAAAGAAGTATAGGCTAATCTTATGTGTATTAATAATATGTAATATACTGCTTACAACAATTATGGTTCCAATGAATATATATTCTACTAAAATTAGTGCAAAATCAAATAATGAAATAATTGATGAAAAAAGTGTAAATATAGGAAAAAATGTTAGTTATACATGGATTGATATGAAAGTCAATAACAAACCTGAAAAGATACATATAGTAGAGTTTGATTTGCAAAATCCAAATTTAGAATTACAAGCAGTTAAAAGTAATGGGTATGTGTATGGATTTGAAGAACTAAGTAAAACAGCTAAAAGTATAGATAAAGAACAGAATAGGGTTATTGCGGGTATTAATGGGGATTTTTTTCATACAAATTCAGGAATACCTATTGGTATGTTTATAAATGATGGAGAACTTTTAGTAACCCCCCCTGGAGATTGGTATGCTTTTGGTATAAAAGAAGACAATACCACTATAATTGGCAAAAGTCCTAGAGTTAATAAACATTTAATTACAGTAGATAATTCATATAATATTTCTCATATTAATAGAATACCTGCAATAAGTGAAGCTCTCATACTATTTACAGACCAATTTTTCACTTCCACAAAAACCAATAATGAAAGAGACGAAATCATTTGTAAGGTTATTGATGGAGGGTCAAGAAGTGGAGAAACTATGATTCTAGAGGTAATAGAGATTAGAAGAGGTCTTGGTAATTCAACAATACAAGAAGGGCAAGTTGTTATTTCTGCATCTGGAAAATATAAAAAGGCCCTTGCTAATGTAAATATTGGGGATCATTTAATGACTCGAATTGAACTAGAAGATGAGTGGAAAAATGTAAAAATGGCAGTTGGAGGCGAAGGATTTATAGTTAGAAATGGAGAAATTGAACCTCCTAAAAACAATTTTTCTCATCCAAGAAGTGCCATCGGGGTAAAAGAAGATGGTCAAATTGTTATGTTCCAAGTAGATGGGAGATCTTTAGGAATTAGTGAAGGGTTAACACTAGAAGAGGTAGGGCGCCTAATGAAGGATATGGGTGTAATAAATGCTATTAATCTAGACGGTGGAGGTTCATCAGCTATAGTCGCTAGGTTACCAGGACAAAAATTAACAACATTATTAAACAACCCTTCTGATGGTAGAGAAAGAAGAGTGGCAAACTCATTACTACTAGTAGATACATCTGAACTAGGAGAAGCAGCTCATTTGGTGATACGCCCTAATGTAGCTAGAATTCTAGTAGGAAGTGAATATAAATTTAATAGTGTGGCAGTGGATGAGAATTATTATCCTGTAGAGTATAATGAAAAGCCATTATGGATTGTTGATAATGAGAATTTTGGTTCAATCACTTTAGATGGAAAGTTTACAGCAGGTAAAAATCCAGGAATATTAGATGTATGGGCATTCTCAGAATATATTTATGGTAGTAGTTCTGTTGAAGTTGTTGCAGATATCACAAATATAAAGCTTAACCATAGCAATGTGGCCCTTAGTAGCGGTGAAACAATAAATTTCAAAATAACAGCAACAAGAAATGGTCAAGTTATTGAATCGACTAATGATGCCTTTGAATGGGTTGTTGAAGGTGATATAGGAACTATTGATAAAAACGGTGTATTTAAAGGGACGGAGATGTCTAATAAATCAGGTAGACTTATTGTTAGATATACAAATCCAGTTACAAAACAAGTCCTTACAACATCAGTTAATATAACAGTAGGAAGAGACCCAATAATTATTGAAAACTTTGAAGGGATATTGAATAATAGATGGGCAGCATCTGGTGTTAACTACAATACTGTAAATATTACAGAGGAAATAAGGGACCAATTTGTTAGATTTGGAAACAAATCTGTAAAATTAGAGTATGACTTTACCAATAAAGAGGGGACATCAGGAGCTTATATTGTACCAAAAGATAATAACCCAATTGCTTTAACTGGATCACCGACAAAAATTGGGTTATGGGTATATGGAGATGGTAGCGGCAATTGGTTGCGTGGACAATTAAGAGATGGTAACAATCAAGTCATCAATATAGATTTTGTTGACTTACAAAAGGGAATTGATTTTGTTGGTTGGAAATACCTTGAAGCAGAAATTCCAAAAGGTAGACCGTTGCCATTAAGAATGGAAGCACCAGTAAGATTGATGAGGATTAATGAAAATAGTAAAAGCAAAGGTGTAATTTACGTTGATGAAATAAGAGCTTTATATGGGAATGTGATTGAAGATATTACACCACCTGAAATATTAGAAATTTACCCATTAAACAATCAAGTTGTTGAATCTAACTTTAATCAAATATATGCTTATGTACAAGATTTAGATTATGATAAAGATGGGAATAAAATTATTAAAAATATAAACCCTAACAATTCAAGGCTTTATATTAATAATAAACTGGTTAAACACAATTATGACCATGTTAATGGCGTAATCACCCATATACCAGAAACACCATTGGTAAATGGTAATTATTCAGTAAAACTTATTTTAAGAGATGATAATGGTAACCAAAGCATTAAAGAATGGTCTTTTAGAGTATTAAGAGAGCAAAACATTATTTTTGATGATGTGCCTCAAAATTTCTGGGCTGAACAAGCAATATTAAATTTAGCCAATAAAGGCATTATTTCTGGAAAAGGGAATAACAACTTTGCGCCAATGGATAATATTACTAGAGCAGAAGTTATTGCATTGGTTGTAAGATTATTTGAATTAGAAGGAACAGAGAATGCCATTGAGTTTAATGACCTTAAAGGGAATGAATGGTATATTAATTATCTCAACATAGCAACTTCTAATGGAGTGGTGTCTGGATATCAAGATGGGACATTTAGAGGTAATAATTTAATCACGAGACAGGAATTGTCCGTAATGATTTATAATGCCTTAAAAGTCACTGATAGCCAATTAATAAAAGATAATGATAAAATTAATTTGGCTGATGAAGAGGCAGTAGCGAATTTTGCTAAAGATGCTGTAGATGCCTTATATAGAGCTAATATTATAAATGGTTATCCAGATGGATCCTTTAGGCCAATAAATAATGCATTAAGGGCTGAGACAGCGATGATTATTTATAATATCTTAAATGCTAAACAATAA
- a CDS encoding NAD(P)/FAD-dependent oxidoreductase, giving the protein MKLFFKKGDKMKLYAGTPYWSLISDTKKKKYPKLVENIECDVLIVGGGITGALSSYYMNQANIDTVLIDKNAFASGSTMVNTSLLHYEIDTTLYKLSKMYGKPNAIRCFQLCRRALYDLKSMLNDTGLDCEYVRRKSLYVSTSIIEDIKLLAEYHSRRSAGFKASFVSKINMKKYFNLPYNSGIYSYDGAEINPYLLTKNLIDYTTTKGLRAYENTELISIDFKKDYNIAHTKDAVIKAKKIIFATGYECQSLVDSYTSTNFYVTYNLTTKPITNAHKLWKDNSLIWEAKNPYNHIRRTKDNRIIVGGYDTSYKGYMPNAYELEKKGELLYKQLHHLFPKLDIEKDFVSAGLFARTKDDLGYVGDVEEYPNCYFILGYGANGILYSIIGSQIIRDLYLHGYHHDAALFSFYR; this is encoded by the coding sequence ATGAAATTATTTTTTAAAAAAGGTGATAAAATGAAATTATATGCTGGTACTCCTTATTGGTCTTTAATAAGTGATACAAAGAAAAAAAAATATCCAAAACTAGTTGAAAATATAGAATGTGATGTGTTAATTGTTGGTGGTGGTATTACAGGTGCCCTATCTTCTTATTACATGAATCAAGCAAATATAGATACCGTTCTAATAGATAAGAATGCGTTTGCTTCAGGCAGTACAATGGTTAATACATCCTTACTACATTATGAAATCGACACAACCTTATACAAACTCAGTAAAATGTATGGCAAGCCCAATGCCATTAGATGTTTTCAGCTATGCAGAAGAGCCCTTTATGACTTAAAGTCTATGCTAAATGATACTGGTCTTGATTGTGAGTATGTTAGAAGAAAAAGTCTATATGTTTCTACCAGTATCATAGAGGACATTAAATTATTAGCAGAATATCATTCAAGAAGAAGTGCTGGATTTAAAGCTTCCTTCGTAAGTAAAATAAATATGAAAAAATATTTTAACTTGCCATATAACTCAGGCATATATTCCTATGATGGCGCAGAAATTAATCCATATTTATTAACAAAAAATCTAATCGACTATACGACAACTAAAGGGTTAAGAGCTTATGAAAATACAGAACTTATTTCTATTGATTTTAAAAAAGATTATAATATTGCACATACGAAAGATGCTGTTATTAAAGCTAAAAAAATTATTTTTGCAACGGGTTATGAATGCCAGTCATTAGTAGATTCGTATACCTCTACTAACTTTTATGTTACTTATAATTTAACAACCAAACCCATAACAAACGCCCACAAACTTTGGAAAGATAATTCCTTAATTTGGGAAGCAAAAAACCCCTACAATCATATTCGAAGAACAAAAGACAATCGTATTATTGTTGGTGGTTATGATACAAGTTATAAAGGCTATATGCCAAACGCCTATGAATTAGAGAAAAAAGGTGAACTCTTATATAAACAACTGCACCATTTATTCCCAAAATTGGATATAGAAAAAGATTTTGTTTCTGCAGGTCTTTTTGCTAGAACCAAAGATGATTTAGGGTACGTAGGAGACGTTGAAGAATATCCAAATTGTTATTTCATATTAGGTTATGGCGCAAATGGTATTCTCTATTCAATAATAGGTTCACAAATAATAAGGGATTTATATTTACACGGCTATCATCATGATGCTGCCTTATTTTCTTTTTATCGATAA
- a CDS encoding mechanosensitive ion channel family protein produces the protein MLTSFFETIGMANEGTSQLNFNIIRENLMSYLIGFSVRLLIAVLALIIGLRIIKYVVKILKALLEKSQVDGSVSSFLLSLASILMKIVLFLFVLTIFGFAITSFLTILGAAGLAVGLALQGSLSNFAGGVLILILKPFQVGDFIEGGGNSGTVESIDIFYTTLKMPDNKVVVIPNGTLSNNSIINYSKKETRRLDLTFGVGYKDDIFKVKEILTTLVNDHELILDDPEPMVRVSELNSSSVDFLVRVWCKSSDFWPLRFELIELVKLKFDEEKVNIPYPQMDVHLIQPKN, from the coding sequence ATGTTAACAAGTTTTTTTGAAACCATCGGAATGGCCAATGAAGGAACAAGCCAATTGAATTTTAACATTATAAGGGAGAATCTTATGAGTTATCTCATTGGTTTTAGTGTTAGATTACTAATAGCTGTTTTGGCTTTAATAATTGGTCTAAGAATAATAAAATATGTGGTAAAAATTTTAAAAGCACTCTTAGAAAAATCTCAGGTGGATGGATCTGTTAGTTCTTTTTTACTATCATTAGCAAGCATTCTTATGAAGATCGTGTTGTTTTTATTTGTTTTAACTATTTTTGGGTTTGCCATAACATCCTTTTTAACTATATTAGGTGCTGCAGGTTTAGCTGTTGGTTTGGCTTTACAAGGCAGTTTATCAAACTTTGCAGGGGGTGTATTAATATTAATATTAAAACCCTTTCAAGTAGGTGATTTTATTGAAGGTGGAGGCAATTCAGGTACGGTTGAATCTATTGATATCTTTTATACAACCTTAAAAATGCCAGATAACAAAGTAGTTGTGATTCCTAATGGTACATTATCCAATAATAGTATTATAAATTATTCAAAAAAGGAAACAAGACGTTTGGATTTAACTTTTGGAGTAGGGTATAAAGATGATATTTTCAAAGTAAAAGAGATTCTTACAACTCTAGTGAATGACCATGAATTAATATTAGATGACCCTGAGCCAATGGTTAGAGTAAGTGAACTAAATAGTAGTTCTGTAGATTTTTTAGTTAGGGTCTGGTGTAAATCAAGTGATTTTTGGCCACTTCGCTTTGAACTTATAGAATTGGTTAAATTAAAATTCGATGAAGAAAAAGTGAATATACCATATCCACAAATGGATGTGCACCTTATACAACCTAAAAATTAA
- the argH gene encoding argininosuccinate lyase, whose amino-acid sequence MKLWGGRFTKKTDSMVHEFNTSINFDQRLYAYDIKGSIAHVTMLAKQDIIGKDDAALIEKGLLEILDDINNHKLDIDPSFEDIHSFIESTLIDRIGDTGKKLHTGRSRNDQVILDMKLYTKDEIKEIDGLLKNLLEVLLKVSKNNTKTIMPGFTHLQKAQPITLAHHFMAYFEMFKRDRSRLADIFDRMNELPLGSGALAGTTFPIDREFVAEMLDFKGVTLNSMDSVSDRDFLVELLNALSLIMMHLSRFCEEIIIWSSDDYRYVELDDAYSTGSSIMPQKKNPDIAELIRGKTGRVYGSLMSLLTTLKGLPLAYNKDMQEDKELVFDAIDTVKTSLVLFAPMIDTMKFLKENMYKSCQNGFTNATDVADYLVVKSIPFRDAHHIVGQLVLYCIEQSKSLDDLTLDEYKAIDPIFEEDIFHAIALETCVERRASIGGPAEAAMSKSIEINENYLKNN is encoded by the coding sequence ATGAAACTTTGGGGTGGAAGGTTCACCAAAAAGACAGATTCTATGGTACATGAATTTAATACTTCTATTAATTTTGATCAAAGATTGTATGCTTATGATATAAAAGGTAGTATTGCTCATGTGACTATGTTAGCAAAGCAAGATATTATTGGCAAAGATGATGCTGCTTTAATTGAAAAAGGTTTATTAGAAATTCTTGATGATATTAATAATCATAAATTGGATATCGATCCTTCTTTTGAAGACATTCATAGTTTTATTGAATCTACTTTAATTGATAGAATCGGTGATACTGGTAAAAAACTTCATACAGGTAGAAGTAGAAATGACCAAGTTATCTTAGATATGAAACTTTATACAAAAGATGAAATTAAAGAAATTGATGGTTTATTAAAAAATCTTTTAGAAGTGCTTTTAAAAGTAAGTAAAAACAATACTAAAACCATTATGCCAGGGTTTACTCATTTACAAAAAGCCCAACCAATTACATTAGCCCATCACTTTATGGCTTACTTTGAAATGTTTAAAAGAGACCGTTCTCGATTAGCTGATATTTTTGATAGAATGAATGAATTACCTCTGGGTTCTGGGGCATTAGCTGGGACAACTTTCCCTATTGATAGAGAATTTGTTGCTGAAATGTTAGACTTTAAAGGAGTTACTTTAAACAGTATGGACTCTGTTTCTGATAGAGATTTCTTAGTTGAATTGTTAAATGCATTATCTCTTATCATGATGCACCTTAGTAGATTCTGTGAAGAGATTATTATTTGGAGTTCTGATGATTATAGATATGTTGAATTAGATGATGCTTATAGTACTGGTAGTAGTATAATGCCACAGAAAAAAAATCCTGATATTGCTGAATTAATTCGTGGTAAAACAGGTAGAGTTTATGGTTCTCTTATGAGTTTGCTTACGACATTAAAAGGATTACCACTGGCTTATAATAAGGATATGCAAGAAGACAAAGAACTTGTTTTTGATGCCATTGATACTGTAAAAACAAGCTTGGTGTTGTTTGCACCTATGATTGACACAATGAAATTCCTTAAAGAAAATATGTATAAAAGCTGCCAAAACGGCTTTACTAATGCCACTGATGTTGCAGATTATTTAGTCGTAAAATCTATTCCTTTTAGAGATGCTCACCATATTGTTGGACAATTGGTTTTATATTGTATTGAGCAAAGTAAAAGTCTTGATGATTTAACTTTAGACGAATACAAAGCCATTGACCCAATATTTGAAGAGGATATTTTCCACGCTATTGCATTAGAAACTTGTGTTGAAAGAAGAGCTTCTATTGGTGGACCAGCTGAAGCTGCAATGAGTAAATCTATAGAAATTAATGAGAATTATTTGAAAAACAATTAA
- a CDS encoding argininosuccinate synthase encodes MMKKVILAYSGGLDTTAIIPWLKENYDYEVICVCIDVGQGQELDGLEERALSSGASKLYIEDLKDEFVKDFVYPTLKAQAKYETKYLLGTSIARPLISKRLVEIAKQEGAEAICHGATGKGNDQVRFELTIKALAPELKIIAPWRIWDIKSREDAIEYCNKHGINLPFNKDTSYSRDRNLWHLSHEGLELEHVELEPNYNHLLQLSVSPEQAPDTPEYIELEFDKGIPVALNGEKIDGVSLISKLNELGGKHGIGTLDLLENRVVGMKSRGVYETPGGTILYAAHSKLEELCLDKQTLAYKSTLAIKYAELVYSGEWYTPLREALAAFVDETQKTVTGTVKLKLYKGNIIPAGASSEYSLYSESLASFTTGDLYNHHDAEGFINLFGLPLKVRAMLLNTDK; translated from the coding sequence ATTATGAAAAAAGTTATTTTAGCTTATTCTGGTGGATTAGATACTACTGCTATTATTCCTTGGCTTAAGGAAAATTATGATTATGAGGTTATTTGTGTTTGTATAGACGTTGGTCAAGGGCAAGAACTTGATGGTTTAGAAGAAAGAGCTCTTTCATCTGGTGCTAGCAAATTATACATAGAAGATCTTAAAGATGAGTTTGTAAAAGATTTTGTGTATCCAACTCTTAAAGCACAAGCAAAATATGAAACAAAATATTTGTTAGGGACTTCTATTGCAAGACCACTTATCTCTAAAAGATTAGTAGAGATTGCAAAACAAGAAGGTGCTGAAGCTATTTGTCATGGTGCAACAGGTAAAGGGAATGACCAAGTACGTTTTGAATTAACAATTAAAGCTTTAGCTCCTGAACTTAAAATTATTGCACCTTGGAGAATTTGGGACATTAAGTCTCGCGAAGATGCTATTGAATACTGTAACAAACATGGTATAAACTTACCATTTAATAAAGATACTAGTTATAGTCGTGATAGAAATTTATGGCATTTAAGCCATGAAGGTTTAGAATTAGAGCATGTTGAATTAGAACCTAATTATAATCATTTGTTACAACTTTCAGTTTCACCTGAACAAGCTCCTGATACACCTGAGTACATTGAGCTTGAATTTGACAAAGGGATTCCAGTAGCCCTTAATGGAGAAAAAATTGATGGTGTTTCTCTTATTTCTAAATTAAATGAATTAGGTGGCAAACATGGTATTGGAACTTTAGACCTTTTAGAAAACAGAGTTGTTGGTATGAAATCAAGAGGAGTATATGAAACGCCAGGTGGTACAATTTTATACGCTGCTCACAGTAAGCTTGAAGAACTTTGTCTAGATAAGCAAACTTTAGCTTATAAATCTACTTTAGCCATTAAATATGCAGAATTAGTGTATAGTGGTGAATGGTATACGCCACTTAGAGAAGCTTTAGCTGCTTTTGTTGATGAAACACAAAAAACAGTTACAGGTACTGTAAAGCTTAAGTTATATAAGGGAAATATCATTCCTGCTGGTGCTTCTTCTGAGTACTCATTATACAGTGAGTCTTTAGCAAGTTTCACAACTGGAGATTTATACAATCATCATGATGCCGAAGGATTTATTAACTTATTTGGACTTCCATTAAAAGTTAGAGCCATGTTATTGAATACGGATAAATAA
- the argC gene encoding N-acetyl-gamma-glutamyl-phosphate reductase has product MKVGIVGATGYAGQELVRLIIQHPQAELAWVTSNTYKGERFDKCYGSFKNIYEENCIEQKIDELSNDVDVIFLATPHGLSSSLVNDVLLKKVIIIDLSADFRLKDALDYKEWYGENHPNTSLLKEAVYGLCEINRDQIKGKRLIANPGCYPTASTLGLYPLLKEKLIDTKSIIIDAKSGVSGAGRSPKLATHFDEVNESTKAYSVGVHRHTAEIEEQLGYASNDKAFINFTPHLIPMHRGILATAYANLNDNYDYDTIKGIYNKYYANEKFVRLLDENVYPETRWVKGSNYCDINFKIDKRTNRIIIVSAIDNLIKGAAGQAVQNMNILYNLDEDTGLNQVPVFM; this is encoded by the coding sequence ATGAAAGTAGGAATTGTTGGCGCTACAGGATATGCAGGACAAGAGCTTGTACGTTTAATCATACAGCATCCTCAGGCTGAATTGGCTTGGGTTACATCTAATACTTATAAAGGTGAAAGATTCGACAAATGTTATGGTAGCTTTAAAAATATATATGAAGAAAATTGTATTGAACAAAAAATAGATGAATTAAGCAATGATGTGGATGTGATATTTTTAGCCACACCTCATGGTTTAAGTTCTTCATTAGTAAATGATGTATTATTAAAGAAAGTTATTATAATTGACTTAAGTGCTGATTTTAGGCTAAAAGATGCTTTAGATTATAAAGAGTGGTATGGAGAAAATCATCCAAACACTTCCTTATTAAAAGAAGCTGTTTATGGATTATGTGAAATAAATAGAGATCAAATCAAAGGTAAAAGATTAATTGCTAACCCAGGTTGTTACCCTACAGCATCTACTTTAGGGTTGTATCCATTATTAAAAGAAAAACTAATTGATACGAAGTCTATTATTATCGATGCTAAGTCAGGGGTATCAGGTGCTGGGCGTTCACCAAAGCTGGCGACGCATTTTGATGAAGTAAATGAAAGTACAAAAGCTTACTCAGTGGGGGTGCATAGACATACAGCTGAAATAGAAGAACAATTAGGTTATGCTTCTAATGATAAAGCTTTTATAAACTTTACGCCTCATTTAATACCTATGCATAGAGGGATATTGGCAACAGCATATGCTAATTTGAATGATAACTATGATTATGATACTATTAAAGGTATATATAATAAATATTATGCCAATGAGAAATTTGTTAGATTATTAGATGAAAATGTTTATCCAGAAACAAGATGGGTAAAAGGAAGCAATTACTGTGATATTAATTTTAAAATAGATAAAAGAACCAATAGAATTATTATTGTATCAGCAATTGATAATCTAATAAAAGGTGCAGCAGGGCAGGCTGTTCAAAACATGAATATATTATATAATTTAGATGAAGATACAGGCTTAAACCAAGTACCTGTGTTTATGTAG